ATAAACTGTAAACGAGTAGGAGAAATGCACATACATGTTCAGACAATTGGAAAGCAGGAACGACTCCTTCTGAGTCCGTGTTATTCAATGAAGATCTCTTTTGAATCCCTGTGCAGGCTCAATGTTATTTAGAAGCACACCTTTGTGAATCCCTGTTCGCTCTGTTATCCAGGAACATACCGTTGTGAATCCCTGTTTAGACTCAGTGTTATTCATGAACGACACCATGTGAATCCCTCTTCAGAATCATAGTAAATAAAGTAGTTATTATCGTCAGAAATATCATAAGTTTCTCCTATTGATGAATAATCTTGATTCTTTCTCATCCCTCAAGACTTTTTGTTTTCTACTGTTATCATTGCATTTATGGTAGAGCGCTAAACATAAATGGGGGTCATACAGCCCCTGGGGGAACAGGAGGCATTCATCTTTAAGGAGAATAAACACGAAAATAATTTCCATTAAGGAAATCATTGCTTCAAAAGTGTCGATGgatttggtctgaggaattagacctacccTTCCATTTCGTGGCTTTAATTTCATTACCCTTCAGTCCCCAGGCGTTGCAATGACCATTTCGAGGTTAACACTTCTCCCTAATTAATTTAATAATTCAAAGtattattgatgagtaagacacgtgttcAAAATGAGGCATCTTTACCGACGAATACTGTCGAACAAAGAGGTGATTACAGTCTTGGAGACAGAAGTGGAGACGTACTTTTGAGGTGATTAGTCCCTTCGGCCCTGATGGAAGATGGTCAAACTCTTGGCTTGATTtagcatgtgtcttactcttcaacttgcCCTTATTGTGTACAGTATGTATTATCATTTTCTAAGCATTTCTCTTTTAATTGTTTGCAGCAGCGACAGCTGGGACTCAAATAGCAACGACACAAGCAGCAACGAGAGCGATTACAAAAGAATTGATCTGAAAGTCGCCAACAACAACAGGCGTTTCTGGTGGCATCACTCCAGTAGCAGTGAAGAGAGTAACGAGAGTAACAACCGAAGACGTTcatccaccacatcaaccacaacaaccaccacaaccaaaacaacCGCTGCTGTTGGAAAATAGATATCCTTTGACAAAATAACATGAGATTTCCTATCACTTAAGACAACCAATTTTCCACTTGAGACTTCCTTCTTGTCCCTTAAATACATCCTAAATTTCACTTGAAAAGACGTAATTTTCACTTACGATGACCTTCGTGACTAATAAAAACGACTCACTTTTTCACTTGAAAACATGATATATTTCACTTAAAAATACTTACGTTTCACTTATGACGGCTTGCACATTACCTAGGACACTTTCTCCTTCAGgaaaggttctgaagctcagtATTGTAAAGATTAACAtataataagaaaaataaaaggtactggtgttattaccTATAAACAAAaagaactcaaaaaaaaaaaaaaaaaagatatatacggGGCAAAAAGAGCGATTAGTGGAGCATCATATCTTTCTGTGTAAAGCTTAATAATGCAAATTTCTTTGCTACTTAGAAATAAATTATTATCTCTGTTGGCTAATAAAGTAATGCATTAAGAAATCTATTTTCTTTAATATACCACAAGACATTCCGTATATGACAAAAATTACcaagtatacacatacacacacacacacacacacacacacacacacacacacacacacacacacacacatacacacacacacacacacatatatatatatatatatatatatatatatatatatatatatatatatatatatatatagagagagagagagagagagagagagagagagagagggaagaaataTATTTAAAAGAGTTTAAGGTCTTTCGGATTAAAACTTACTTCAGACGCTAGAACTTTCAATGAACCACCTGGATATTAGCCAAGAATTCATCCAGTCAGGTGGAAAAGGATGCAGCATACTTTTCTTCAAAGTATTGAGAGTTAGAAGCTCGATCCTCAGTTCATAGCTCGACATCCAGGGAATCGGAGCCACTCCCTCTCTTTCTTTAGCAGGggaatcggggggggggggagatttaaacctgattacctcctaatTCCCATGCGCTATATGACC
Above is a genomic segment from Cherax quadricarinatus isolate ZL_2023a chromosome 42, ASM3850222v1, whole genome shotgun sequence containing:
- the LOC128695533 gene encoding uncharacterized protein encodes the protein MRFTLQLLGCIALVCVVLCHALPGRHDNHERLRKALRDPVDFRQDYSDSWDSNSNDTSSNESDYKRIDLKVANNNRRFWWHHSSSSEESNESNNRRRSSTTSTTTTTTTKTTAAVGK